A region from the Oncorhynchus tshawytscha isolate Ot180627B linkage group LG26, Otsh_v2.0, whole genome shotgun sequence genome encodes:
- the LOC112225379 gene encoding tripartite motif-containing 13 isoform X2 — MLLMAWKQGKKIKNTMELLEEDLTCPICCCLFEDPRVLPCSHSFCKKCLEGILEGNNRGPVWRPPFKCPSCRKETPQNGINTLQINYSLRGIVEKYNKIRLLPRMVLCKHHSGQPLNIFCATDFKLICGFCITTGDHKGHKFCALEDAYEQEKAAFEELFQGVENWRSADTITCLETLEASKKNALQLVSRDAEKVMDYFVKLISTLDHKKNEILSDFETLKLVVMQAYDPEINKLSAALEEQRRAVSIAESFRNVTDPFCFLQQMQEFREKLRVVRETTLPSRIDMDVGHMVRNFDVKNWDSVKLKDVDKLSVPQESSAYCSTTQRVSGRTLGRVIVIVVCLLLYALVLPQLDSLTVVSAQVSSLCHSCLPVLSGWLEMATGAWQCWREVVDAWWVRG; from the exons ATGCTCCTGATGGCATGGAAACAAGGGAAGAAAATCAAG AACACCATGGAGCTTCTCGAGGAGGATCTCACCTGCCCAATTTGCTGCTGTCTCTTTGAGGACCCGCGAGTTCTGCCGTGCTCACACAGCTTCTGCAAGAAGTGCTTGGAGGGGATTCTGGAGGGGAACAACCGAGGACCTGTTTGGAGACCCCCATTCAAATGTCCCAGTTGCCGCAAGGAGACCCCTCAAAACGGCATAAACACCCTCCAGATCAACTACTCCTTACGCGGAATTGTAGAGAAATACAACAAAATCAGACTTTTACCCAGGATGGTGCTGTGCAAACACCACAGTGGTCAACCGCTTAATATATTTTGTGCCACAGACTTTAAACTTATTTGTGGATTTTGCATAACAACTGGCGACCATAAAGGACATAAATTCTGTGCCCTGGAAGACGCATATGAGCAGGAGAAAGCTGCGTTTGAGGAGCTGTTCCAGGGAGTGGAGAACTGGCGCAGCGCAGATACCATAACCTGCCTGGAGACACTGGAAGCCAGTAAGAAGAATGCACTGCAGTTAGTTTCCAGGGATGCAGAGAAAGTAATGGACTATTTCGTCAAACTGATCAGCACCCTGGACCACAAAAAGAACGAGATCCTCTCTGATTTCGAGACGCTGAAGTTGGTGGTGATGCAAGCCTACGATCCCGAGATTAACAAACTAAGCGCTGCGTTGGAGGAGCAGAGACGCGCGGTCAGCATCGCCGAGTCCTTCAGGAATGTGACTGACCCCTTCTGCTTCCTCCAGCAGATGCAGGAGTTCAGGGAGAAGTTGCGCGTTGTCCGGGAAACGACGCTACCCTCCCGGATAGACATGGATGTCGGTCACATGGTCCGGAACTTCGACGTCAAAAATTGGGACTCGGTGAAGCTCAAAGATGTGGACAAGCTCTCGGTCCCCCAAGAGAGTAGCGCGTATTGCTCAACGACCCAGCGTGTCAGCGGCAGAACGCTGGGGAGAGTCATCGTGATTGTTGTGTGCCTGTTACTATACGCCCTGGTGCTTCCGCAGCTGGACAGCCTGACCGTGGTGTCAGCCCAAGTCTCCTCGCTCTGCCACAGTTGCCTGCCCGTGCTATCTGGCTGGCTGGAGATGGCTACCGGTGCGTGGCAGTGCTGGAGAGAGGTAGTGGATGCCTGGTGGGTGCGTGGCTGA
- the LOC112225379 gene encoding tripartite motif-containing 13 isoform X1, which yields MLDCASQQLNTMELLEEDLTCPICCCLFEDPRVLPCSHSFCKKCLEGILEGNNRGPVWRPPFKCPSCRKETPQNGINTLQINYSLRGIVEKYNKIRLLPRMVLCKHHSGQPLNIFCATDFKLICGFCITTGDHKGHKFCALEDAYEQEKAAFEELFQGVENWRSADTITCLETLEASKKNALQLVSRDAEKVMDYFVKLISTLDHKKNEILSDFETLKLVVMQAYDPEINKLSAALEEQRRAVSIAESFRNVTDPFCFLQQMQEFREKLRVVRETTLPSRIDMDVGHMVRNFDVKNWDSVKLKDVDKLSVPQESSAYCSTTQRVSGRTLGRVIVIVVCLLLYALVLPQLDSLTVVSAQVSSLCHSCLPVLSGWLEMATGAWQCWREVVDAWWVRG from the exons ATGTTGGACTGTGCTTCTCAGCAGCTG AACACCATGGAGCTTCTCGAGGAGGATCTCACCTGCCCAATTTGCTGCTGTCTCTTTGAGGACCCGCGAGTTCTGCCGTGCTCACACAGCTTCTGCAAGAAGTGCTTGGAGGGGATTCTGGAGGGGAACAACCGAGGACCTGTTTGGAGACCCCCATTCAAATGTCCCAGTTGCCGCAAGGAGACCCCTCAAAACGGCATAAACACCCTCCAGATCAACTACTCCTTACGCGGAATTGTAGAGAAATACAACAAAATCAGACTTTTACCCAGGATGGTGCTGTGCAAACACCACAGTGGTCAACCGCTTAATATATTTTGTGCCACAGACTTTAAACTTATTTGTGGATTTTGCATAACAACTGGCGACCATAAAGGACATAAATTCTGTGCCCTGGAAGACGCATATGAGCAGGAGAAAGCTGCGTTTGAGGAGCTGTTCCAGGGAGTGGAGAACTGGCGCAGCGCAGATACCATAACCTGCCTGGAGACACTGGAAGCCAGTAAGAAGAATGCACTGCAGTTAGTTTCCAGGGATGCAGAGAAAGTAATGGACTATTTCGTCAAACTGATCAGCACCCTGGACCACAAAAAGAACGAGATCCTCTCTGATTTCGAGACGCTGAAGTTGGTGGTGATGCAAGCCTACGATCCCGAGATTAACAAACTAAGCGCTGCGTTGGAGGAGCAGAGACGCGCGGTCAGCATCGCCGAGTCCTTCAGGAATGTGACTGACCCCTTCTGCTTCCTCCAGCAGATGCAGGAGTTCAGGGAGAAGTTGCGCGTTGTCCGGGAAACGACGCTACCCTCCCGGATAGACATGGATGTCGGTCACATGGTCCGGAACTTCGACGTCAAAAATTGGGACTCGGTGAAGCTCAAAGATGTGGACAAGCTCTCGGTCCCCCAAGAGAGTAGCGCGTATTGCTCAACGACCCAGCGTGTCAGCGGCAGAACGCTGGGGAGAGTCATCGTGATTGTTGTGTGCCTGTTACTATACGCCCTGGTGCTTCCGCAGCTGGACAGCCTGACCGTGGTGTCAGCCCAAGTCTCCTCGCTCTGCCACAGTTGCCTGCCCGTGCTATCTGGCTGGCTGGAGATGGCTACCGGTGCGTGGCAGTGCTGGAGAGAGGTAGTGGATGCCTGGTGGGTGCGTGGCTGA
- the LOC112225379 gene encoding tripartite motif-containing 13 isoform X3 → MELLEEDLTCPICCCLFEDPRVLPCSHSFCKKCLEGILEGNNRGPVWRPPFKCPSCRKETPQNGINTLQINYSLRGIVEKYNKIRLLPRMVLCKHHSGQPLNIFCATDFKLICGFCITTGDHKGHKFCALEDAYEQEKAAFEELFQGVENWRSADTITCLETLEASKKNALQLVSRDAEKVMDYFVKLISTLDHKKNEILSDFETLKLVVMQAYDPEINKLSAALEEQRRAVSIAESFRNVTDPFCFLQQMQEFREKLRVVRETTLPSRIDMDVGHMVRNFDVKNWDSVKLKDVDKLSVPQESSAYCSTTQRVSGRTLGRVIVIVVCLLLYALVLPQLDSLTVVSAQVSSLCHSCLPVLSGWLEMATGAWQCWREVVDAWWVRG, encoded by the coding sequence ATGGAGCTTCTCGAGGAGGATCTCACCTGCCCAATTTGCTGCTGTCTCTTTGAGGACCCGCGAGTTCTGCCGTGCTCACACAGCTTCTGCAAGAAGTGCTTGGAGGGGATTCTGGAGGGGAACAACCGAGGACCTGTTTGGAGACCCCCATTCAAATGTCCCAGTTGCCGCAAGGAGACCCCTCAAAACGGCATAAACACCCTCCAGATCAACTACTCCTTACGCGGAATTGTAGAGAAATACAACAAAATCAGACTTTTACCCAGGATGGTGCTGTGCAAACACCACAGTGGTCAACCGCTTAATATATTTTGTGCCACAGACTTTAAACTTATTTGTGGATTTTGCATAACAACTGGCGACCATAAAGGACATAAATTCTGTGCCCTGGAAGACGCATATGAGCAGGAGAAAGCTGCGTTTGAGGAGCTGTTCCAGGGAGTGGAGAACTGGCGCAGCGCAGATACCATAACCTGCCTGGAGACACTGGAAGCCAGTAAGAAGAATGCACTGCAGTTAGTTTCCAGGGATGCAGAGAAAGTAATGGACTATTTCGTCAAACTGATCAGCACCCTGGACCACAAAAAGAACGAGATCCTCTCTGATTTCGAGACGCTGAAGTTGGTGGTGATGCAAGCCTACGATCCCGAGATTAACAAACTAAGCGCTGCGTTGGAGGAGCAGAGACGCGCGGTCAGCATCGCCGAGTCCTTCAGGAATGTGACTGACCCCTTCTGCTTCCTCCAGCAGATGCAGGAGTTCAGGGAGAAGTTGCGCGTTGTCCGGGAAACGACGCTACCCTCCCGGATAGACATGGATGTCGGTCACATGGTCCGGAACTTCGACGTCAAAAATTGGGACTCGGTGAAGCTCAAAGATGTGGACAAGCTCTCGGTCCCCCAAGAGAGTAGCGCGTATTGCTCAACGACCCAGCGTGTCAGCGGCAGAACGCTGGGGAGAGTCATCGTGATTGTTGTGTGCCTGTTACTATACGCCCTGGTGCTTCCGCAGCTGGACAGCCTGACCGTGGTGTCAGCCCAAGTCTCCTCGCTCTGCCACAGTTGCCTGCCCGTGCTATCTGGCTGGCTGGAGATGGCTACCGGTGCGTGGCAGTGCTGGAGAGAGGTAGTGGATGCCTGGTGGGTGCGTGGCTGA